One genomic segment of Drosophila melanogaster chromosome 3R includes these proteins:
- the CG33332 gene encoding uncharacterized protein, with amino-acid sequence MSSDDNSSDSNSSSDERQRKRKLKKHSKDVDKSKKKKSKKHKKEKRRHKEKKRSKHEEEPPVPYTQPPHLINASPPDVATNNEDSFGPALPPHLRKTQQPELPEQSQPAPQPQAMIGPVLPSNLTREKSPTKEAEAEDDDDLAGTFGPLPNASQVALEERALALKLAALEGGGLGTSTDQDVREEWMLELPDVGLKSGLAALSNMKRTFYQGKERPDFSDRSSWTKTPQSEADAAASGPKSLSSKELEQMAQVKYEQQRDDEQESMAKRHKKKHKREESLVELHQKKLRKEQREKEKELAASGSKPERRPFSRDVDLKLNKIDKNQTKQIVDKAKILNTKFSRGQAKYL; translated from the exons ATGTCCAGCGACGACAATAGTAGTGATAGCAATTCGTCCAGCGATGAAAGGCAAAGGAAACGGAAGCTTAAGAAGCACAGCAAAGATGTGGACAAGTCCAAAAAGAAGAAGTCGAAAAAGCACAAGAAAGAAAAGCGTCGCCACAAGGAGAAGAAACGCAGCAAGCATGAGGAGGAGCCACCTGTGCCTTACACGCAACCTCcacatttaattaatgcatCTCCGCCAGATGTGGCTACAAACAACGAAGATTCCTTTGGTCCCGCTTTACCGCCGCATTTAAGGAAGACCCAGCAGCCGGAACTCCCTGAGCAAAGCCAACCAGCCCCACAACCGCAGGCCATGATAGGACCCGTCCTGCCCAGCAATTTGACCCGGGAAAAGTCTCCTACTAAGGAAGCGGAAGCTGAGGACGATGATGACCTAGCTGGCACCTTTGGTCCTCTGCCAAATGCCAGTCAAGTGGCTCTGGAGGAACGTGCTTTGGCACTTAAACTGGCAGCTCTGGAGGGCGGGGGATTGGGTACATCTACAGACCAAGATGTCCGCGAAGAGTGGATGCTTGAGCTGCCAGATGTGGGACTGAAGAGCGGCCTTGCCGCCCTGAGCAATATGAAGCGCACTTTCTATCAGGGAAAAGAGCGACCCGACTTTAGCGATCGATCATCCTGGACGAAGACCCCGCAGAGTGAAGCGGATGCTGCTGCATCGGGCCCAAAGTCGCTCAGTTCGAAGGAACTCGAGCAAATGGCACAGGTCAAGTACGAACAGCAGCGGGATGACGAGCAGGAGAGCATGGCCAAGAGGCACAAAAAGAAGCACAAGCGAGAGGAGTCCCTAGTGGAGCTACATCAAAAAAAGCTTAGGAAAGAGCAGAGAGAAAAG GAAAAAGAACTGGCTGCATCGGGTTCCAAGCCAGAACGAAGACCTTTTAGTAGGGATGTGGACTTGAAACTTAACAAGATCGACAAGAATCAGACCAAGCAGATTGTAGACAAGGCCAAGATATTGAACACCAAGTTCTCCAGGGGTCAAGCTAAGTATCTGTAG
- the CycC gene encoding cyclin C — protein sequence MAGNFWQSSHSQQWILDKPDLLRERQHDLLALNEDEYQKVFIFFANVIQVLGEQLKLRQQVIATATVYFKRFYARNSLKNIDPLLLAPTCILLASKVEEFGVISNSRLISICQSAIKTKFSYAYAQEFPYRTNHILECEFYLLENLDCCLIVYQPYRPLLQLVQDMGQEDQLLTLSWRIVNDSLRTDVCLLYPPYQIAIACLQIACVILQKDATKQWFAELNVDLDKVQEIVRAIVNLYELWKDWKEKDEIQMLLSKIPKPKPPPQR from the exons ATGGCGGGCAATTTTTGGCAGAGTTCGCACTCGCAGCAGTGGATTTTGGACAAACCCGATCTGCTCCGGGAGCGTCAGCACGATTTGTTGGCCCTTAACGAGGATGAATACCAAAAGGTGTTTATTTTCTTCGCAAATGTGATCCAGGTGCTCGGCGAGCAGCTAAAGCTGAGGCAACAGGTCATCGCCACGGCGACGGTTTACTTCAAGAGATTCTATGCGAGGAACTCCCTGAAGAACATCGATCCTCTGCTGCTGGCGCCCACTTGCATCTTGCTGGCCTCGAAGGTGGAGGAGTTCGGTGTCATTTCCAATTCACGACTGATCTCGATCTGCCAGTCGGCCATTAAGACAAAGTTCAGCTATGCGTACGCTCAGGAGTTTCCCTACCGCACCAATCACATCCTGGAGTGCGAGTTTTACCTGCTGGAGAACCTGGATTGCTGCTTGATTGTCTACCAGCCGTACAGaccgctgctgcagctggttCAGGACATGGGCCAGGAGGACCAGTTGCTCACCCTGAGCTGGCGTATCGTAAACGATTCCCTGCGCACCGATGTCTGCCTGCTCTATCCTCCTTACCAG ATCGCTATAGCCTGCCTTCAAATCGCCTGCGTCATCCTGCAAAAGGACGCCACGAAGCAGTGGTTCGCAGAATTGAATGTTGATTTAGACAAGGTCCAGGAGATCGTGCGCGCCATTGTAAATCTGTACGAGTTGTGGAAGGACTGGAAGGAAAAGGACGAGATTCAGATGCTGCTGTCCAAGAttccgaaaccgaaaccaccGCCTCAGCGTTAG
- the CG14860 gene encoding uncharacterized protein, whose protein sequence is MKNQNLRCIVTDCYKSGQQDSSSMYKFPINPVVRQKWLDNIADIKDINLFNSRVCRRHFETQCFGKTKVFSWAVPTLFLNTKEVVHQVSKPSRNSFIRRCSVRNCSSRSPPERLHFFPSNPEMRKAWMEICRLTVDNKWLFICGRHFRRTYLPNKGNLRKDAIPEFHLGTEEEDPLGKSIKSMKSCANRSNISFKSEDSGIDEESFKESKPHNNPCANCLDLQQQLAAAHLRIQQLEERRQEETDSDDDEEGEEEEHIFMLMK, encoded by the exons atgaaaaaccaaaaccttCGCTGCATCGTAACCGATTGTTATAAGAGTGGTCAACAGGATAGTAGCTCCATGTACAAGTTCCCCATAAATCCGGTTGTCCGGCAGAAGTGGTTGGATAATATTGCGGACATAAAAGATATTAACTTGTTCAATAGTCGGGTGTGTAGGCGGCACTTTGAGACACAATGTTTTGGCAAGACCAAGGTGTTTTCCTGGGCAGTTCCCACACTTTTCTTGA ATACAAAAGAGGTAGTGCACCAGGTCAGTAAGCCAAGCAGGAACTCCTTCATTCGCAGATGCAGCGTCAGGAACTGCTCCTCACGATCTCCTCCAGAACGACTGCACTTCTTTCCCTCGAATCCCGAAATGCGCAAGGCATGGATGGAAATATGTCGGCTTACGGTGGACAACAAGTGGCTGTTTATTTGCGGCAGACACTTTCGCCGGACTTATCTGCCAAACAAGGGAAACCTTAGAAAGGACGCCATTCCAGAGTTCCACTTAGGAACGGAGGAGGAGGATCCCCTCGGAAAGAGCATCAAAAGTATGAAATCATGTGCTAATAGAAGTAATATCAGTTTCAAGAGCGAGGATTCTGGCATTGACGAGGAAAGCTTTAAGGAGAGTAAGCCTCATAATAATCCATGCGCCAATTGCCTTGATCTCCAACAGCAATTGGCAGCAGCTCATCTTCGCATTCAGCAACTTGAGGAAAGAAGGCAAGAGGAGACAGAcagtgatgatgatgaggagggggaggaggaggagcacatATTCATGCTAATGAAGTAG
- the CG33331 gene encoding uncharacterized protein, which yields MLDLYRRTVARFPLGSVSYMFAYGSGVKQQEGYGKVGNGNNLRPPPGTVVDLVFCVRDARGFHAENLHRHPDHYSALRHLGPNFVAKYQERLGAGVYCNTLVPLPDVGITIKYGVVSQEELLEDLLDWRHLYLAGRLHKPVTNLVNPSDNPPLKAALERNLVSALQVALLLLPEKFTAYGLFHTIAGLSYKGDFRMIFGENKQKVHNIVSPQINDFFALYQPSLGQLSDYVAVNMKGQEPGSRKPAIIFEQDKSSSATCQHLRQLPRELQKRLQRNAACRGDYTQVVNHLSMASQLPEVLQASVNDIVWRSSVTQSIKNIPSAGILKSLAYSYRKAQKTFAV from the coding sequence ATGCTGGACCTATACAGACGCACGGTGGCGCGGTTTCCTCTGGGCAGTGTCAGCTATATGTTCGCCTACGGATCCGGCGTCAAACAGCAGGAAGGCTATGGAAAAGTCGGCAATGGAAACAACCTGCGTCCTCCGCCGGGAACCGTTGTGGATCTGGTCTTTTGCGTTCGTGATGCTAGGGGCTTCCATGCGGAGAACCTGCACCGTCATCCGGACCACTATTCCGCCCTTAGGCACCTGGGACCGAACTTTGTGGCCAAGTATCAGGAGCGTTTGGGTGCGGGTGTCTATTGCAACACGTTGGTGCCTCTGCCAGATGTGGGCATTACCATAAAGTACGGCGTGGTGTCgcaggaggagctgctggAGGATCTGCTTGACTGGCGGCATCTTTACTTGGCAGGAAGGCTGCACAAACCAGTGACGAATCTGGTCAATCCTTCTGATAATCCTCCCCTCAAGGCTGCGCTGGAGAGGAATCTTGTATCCGCGCTGCAAGTGGCTCTGCTACTTTTACCAGAGAAGTTCACTGCCTACGGACTTTTCCACACCATCGCCGGACTGAGTTACAAGGGCGATTTCCGTATGATTTTCGgggaaaacaaacagaaagtGCACAACATAGTTAGTCCGCAAATCAATGACTTCTTCGCCCTATACCAACCCTCCCTGGGACAACTTTCCGACTATGTGGCGGTAAACATGAAGGGCCAGGAACCAGGGAGCCGGAAACCAGCCATAATCTTCGAGCAGGACAAATCCTCATCGGCTACATGCCAACACCTGCGACAGTTGCCCCGAGAGCTTCAGAAGCGATTGCAGCGAAATGCCGCCTGTCGTGGCGACTACACCCAGGTGGTGAATCACCTATCCATGGCCTCCCAGCTTCCGGAGGTGCTGCAGGCATCCGTCAACGACATTGTGTGGCGCAGCAGTGTCACGCAATCGATCAAAAATATTCCCAGTGCTGGCATTCTCAAGTCATTGGCGTATAGCTATCGCAAGGCTCAAAAGACATTCGCTGTTTAG
- the UQCR-C1 gene encoding Ubiquinol-cytochrome c reductase core protein 1, isoform B, with protein MALRVLGVTQNMRSFMRGVDMIKRYKSAATLQKTLLNIPATQVTKLDNGLRVASEDSGASTATVGLWIDAGSRSENEKNNGVAHFLEHMAFKGTAKRSQTDLELEVENLGAHLNAYTSREQTVFYAKCLSKDVPKAVEILADIIQNSKLGEAEIARERSVILREMQEVESNLQEVVFDHLHATAYQGTPLGQTILGPTKNIQSIGKADLTDYIQTHYKASRIVLAAAGGVKHDDLVKLACSSLGGLEASVLPAEVTPCRFTGSEVRVRDDSLPLAHVAIAVEGCGWTDQDNIPLMVANTLVGAWDRSQGGGANNASNLARASAEDNLCHSFQSFNTCYKDTGLWGIYFVCDPLQCEDMLFNVQTEWMRLCTMVTEAEVERAKNLLKTNMLLQLDGTTPICEDIGRQILCYNRRIPLHELEQRIDAVSVGNVRDVAMKYIYDRCPAVAAVGPVENLPDYNRIRSSMYWLRV; from the exons ATGGCGTTGCGAGTTCTTGGCGTGACGCAGAATATGCGCTCCTTCATGCGGGGCGTTGACATGATCAAA CGATACAAGTCGGCTGCCACCCTACAGAAGACTCTGCTGAACATACCCGCCACCCAGGTGACCAAGCTGGACAACGGTCTCCGCGTGGCTAGCGAGGATTCCGGTGCCTCTACCGCCACCGTGGGACTGTGGATCGATGCTGGGTCGCGCTCCGAGAACGAGAAGAACAACGGAGTGGCCCACTTCCTGGAGCACATGGCCTTCAAG GGTACCGCCAAGCGCTCGCAAACGGATTTGGAGCTGGAGGTTGAGAACCTGGGCGCCCACTTGAACGCCTACACTTCCAGGGAGCAGACCGTCTTCTACGCCAAGTGTTTGTCCAAGGATGTGCCCAAAGCCGTCGAGATCCTGGCCGACATCATCCAGAACTCCAAGCTGGGTGAGGCTGAGATCGCCCGCGAGCGTTCGGTGATTCTGCGCGAGATGCAGGAGGTGGAGAGCAACCTGCAGGAGGTGGTCTTCGATCACCTTCACGCCACCGCCTATCAGGGCACTCCTCTGGGCCAGACCATCCTGGGACCCACCAAGAACATTCA GTCCATTGGCAAGGCCGATCTGACCGACTACATCCAGACCCACTACAAGGCTTCGCGCATCGTTCTGGCCGCTGCTGGCGGCGTCAAGCACGATGATCTGGTCAAGCTTGCCTGCAGCAGCTTGGGTGGCCTGGAGGCCAGTGTGCTGCCCGCGGAGGTGACTCCCTGCCGCTTCACCGGCTCCGAGGTGCGTGTGCGCGACGATTCCCTGCCCCTGGCCCATGTCGCCATCGCCGTCGAAGGCTGCGGCTGGACCGACCAGGACAACATCCCCCTGATGGTGGCCAACACCTTGGTGGGTGCTTGGGATCGTTCCCAAGGCGGTGGCGCCAACAACGCCTCCAACCTGGCCCGTGCCAGCGCTGAGGACA ACCTTTGCCACAGCTTCCAATCGTTCAACACATGCTACAAGGACACCGGACTCTGGGGCATTTACTTCGTGTGCGACCCTCTGCAGTGCGAG GATATGCTCTTCAACGTGCAGACCGAGTGGATGCGTCTGTGCACCATGGTTACCGAGGCTGAGGTCGAGCGCGCCAAGAACCTTCTGAAGACCAACATGCTGCTGCAGCTCGACGGCACCACACCCATCTGCGAGGACATTGGCCGCCAGATCCTGTGCTACAACCGCCGCATCCCGCTGCACGAGCTGGAGCAGCGCATCGATGCCGTGAGTGTGGGCAATGTGCGCGACGTCGCAATGAAGTACATCTACGATCGGTGCCCAGCCGTCGCTGCCGTGGGTCCCGTTGAGAACCTGCCCGACTACAACAGAATCCGCTCCTCCATGTACTGGTTGAGGGTTTAA
- the Nup93-2 gene encoding nucleoporin 93kD-2, translating into MDLNTLLQRAQNLNNDAKAECELPAVERTLQQVLRATTELHSRVTQTGCKEIQAHILLGSKGVDLPKLNQKLEALSARKTFEPLDVKADTDVRTFLKNERENAILSVIEDTKKNISDSANKQRWASMNKVWNEEKTRLLDALIAPSQNFIDLQRLPEPTIVNPLCQPRSCLDPLELVYAQELRHYNELLLKSSHRPNLVQKFAHLSQSFGDCRLTDMWTLLACVTQISEPLRSDPIKSRQQRPEFVTYAKSYLERRYRVFMCSQVGGSYANNSYQLVVAYVNHRFRAQQTIGLVDTVREIPLWPLVYYGLRCGAVKVAVEFLREAGSSHDEFAQLVADRNAGETNSKIENQLRLQYANKIRNSTDAYKKAVYCILLGCDVNEVHGEVAKTIDDFLWMRLAMIQPGDADNYGKLQSMILEQYGEKYFNARQQPYLYFETLALTGQFEAAIEFLARQDENRAHAVHMAIALFELGLLGSARSVSQPLLSIDIKDPQPLRRLNLTRLIRQYVQRFERTDTSEALHYYYTLRCLKDSKGRNMFMACVCDLVVDSGVFDTTIFDLIFGKRQSSDQNDVNSGLFRQFECPEFDTRTMAAQVGDELAALGNFEMSARLYEMAGKYNLAVKHICILMAQVVHLPTLGGSLRERLGQDAQRFNQLLASDSIDVEPKMKSSFVLLQDLLIFFNFYHDGKFNAALDLLRQTQLVPNTLDDVDVVLGNVKQLSGEVIKVLPDVIVAAMEIAQKQYKQLKAGSGSSLEQTQMQQLRQRAKALSNMAATMPYRLPNDTNKRLIELELDMH; encoded by the exons atGGACCTGAACACTCTGCTGCAGCGCGCCCAGAACCTGAACAATGACGCGAAGGCAGAGTGCGAGCTGCCCGCCGTGGAGCGGACGCTTCAGCAGGTCCTGCGGGCCACCACGGAGCTCCACTCCCGCGTCACCCAAACCGGCTGCAAAGAGATCCAGGC TCACATACTGCTGGGCTCCAAGGGCGTGGACCTGCCCAAGCTGAACCAGAAGCTGGAGGCGCTGAGTGCCCGGAAAACCTTCGAGCCGCTAGACGTAAAGGCGGACACGGATGTGCGCACATTCCTGAAGAACGAACGCGAGAATGCAATTCTCTCGGTGATCGAGGACACGAAAAAGAAT ATCAGCGACTCTGCGAACAAGCAGAGGTGGGCCAGTATGAACAAAGTATGGAACGAGGAGAAGACCCGCCTGCTGGACGCCTTAATTGCGCCGTCACAGAACTTTATCGACCTACAACGGCTGCCGGAACCCACCATCGTAAATCCGCTTTGTCAGCCACGTTCCTGCCTCGATCCGCTGGAACTAGTGTATGCGCAAGAGTTGCGGCATTACAATGAACTGCTGCTTAAGAGCAGCCATCGACCCAATCTCGTCCAAAAGTTCGCTCATCTGTCCCAGAGCTTCGGAGATTGCCGGCTTACGGACATGTGGACCCTGCTGGCTTGCGTCACCCAAATCAGCGAGCCGCTGCGCAGTGACCCCATCAAGAGCCGACAGCAAAGACCGGAGTTTGTTACCTATGCTAAATCGTACCTAGAACGGCGCTATCGTGTGTTCATGTGCTCCCAAGTCGGTGGATCCTATGCCAACAACAGCTATCAGTTGGTTGTGGCCTATGTAAACCACCGGTTCAGAGCACAGCAGACCATCGGACTTGTGGACACCGTCCGCGAAATACCCTTATGGCCGCTGGTTTACTACGGATTGCGCTGCGGAGCGGTTAAGGTGGCGGTTGAGTTCCTGCGCGAAGCGGGCAGTAGCCACGATGAgtttgcccagctcgttgcAGATCGCAATGCCGGCGAAACCAATTCCAAAATAGAAAACCAACTGCGACTGCAGTACGCCAACAAAATACGCAACTCCACCGATGCCTATAAGAAGGCCGTTTACTGCATCCTTTTGGGCTGCGATGTCAATGAAGTACACGGAGAAGTGGCCAAGACCATAGACGACTTCCTTTGGATGCGGCTGGCCATGATACAGCCCGGTGACGCTGACAACTATGGTAAACTGCAGTCAATGATTTTGGAACAGTATGGTGAAAAGTACTTCAATGCTAGGCAGCAGCCGTATCTCTACTTCGAGACCCTTGCATTAACCGGCCAGTTTGAAGCCGCCATCGAGTTCCTGGCGCGCCAAGATGAAAATCGGGCACATGCAGTTCACATGGCCATAGCGCTGTTTGAGCTAGGACTTCTAGGCAGTGCGCGCAGTGTGTCGCAGCCCCTGCTTTCGATCGATATTAAAGATCCGCAGCCACTGAGGCGCTTGAACCTAACTCGGCTTATCCGACAGTATGTGCAGCGATTTGAGCGGACAGACACCTCGGAGGCGCTGCATTACTACTACACACTGCGCTGTCTGAAGGATTCCAAGGGCCGGAACATGTTTATGGCCTGTGTGTGCGATCTTGTGGTGGACAGCGGAGTCTTTGATACCACCATTTTCGATCTGATATTCGGCAAGCGGCAGTCGAGTGACCAAAACGATGTTAACAG TGGACTCTTCCGCCAGTTCGAATGCCCGGAGTTCGACACGCGCACCATGGCCGCTCAGGTGGGCGACGAACTGGCTGCGCTGGGTAACTTTGAGATGTCGGCGCGGCTGTACGAAATGGCGGGCAAGTACAACCTGGCCGTGAAGCACATCTGCATTCTGATGGCCCAGGTGGTGCACCTGCCCACGCTAGGTGGATCGTTAAGGGAACGCCTTGGCCAAGACGCTCAGAGATTCAACCAGCTGCTGGCTAGCGACAGCATCGATGTGGAACCCAAGATGAAGAGCAGCTTTGTGCTGCTGCAGGATCTGCTTATCTTCTTCAACTTCTATCATGACGGAAAATTTAATGCAGCGTTGGATCTGCTCAGGCAAACCCAGTTGGTGCCCAATACGTTGGACGATGTCGATGTTGTACTGGGCAATGTGAAGCAACTTAGCGGCGAGGTAATCAAGGTCCTGCCCGACGTTATAGTGGCCGCCATGGAGATCGCCCAGAAGCAGTACAAGCAGCTGAAGGCAGGATCAGGCAGCTCGCTGGAACAGACCCAGATGCAGCAACTCCGGCAGCGAGCCAAAGCCCTGTCCAACATGGCAGCAACTATGCCGTATCGCCTGCCCAACGACACGAACAAGCGACTGATTGAACTCGAACTGGATATgcactaa
- the VhaPPA1-2 gene encoding vacuolar H[+] ATPase PPA1 subunit 2, whose amino-acid sequence MISKMSFGLFFMLFVLGAASLGAVGIIFANVMVNMGERMGLGWFLYTSNPFLWSGMGIFLACALSVLGAASGIYMIGCSVAGGGVRSPRIKTKNLISVIFCEAVAIYGLITAILLSGNVNKFSSVRLITDSTVMATNMFTGFATFGAGLCVGMVNVACGIAVGIVGSGAALADAANSALFVKILIVEIFGSAIGLFGLIVAIYMTSKAETIN is encoded by the coding sequence ATGATCTCTAAGATGAGTTTTGGATTATTCTTTATGCTGTTCGTACTGGGCGCCGCCTCGTTGGGCGCGGTTGGCATAATCTTCGCCAACGTGATGGTCAATATGGGTGAGCGCATGGGGCTCGGCTGGTTCCTGTACACCTCGAATCCCTTCCTGTGGTCCGGCATGGGCATCTTCCTCGCCTGCGCCCTGTCCGTTCTGGGCGCCGCCAGTGGAATCTACATGATTGGATGCAGTGTGGCGGGCGGCGGAGTGCGATCGCCTCGCATCAAGACCAAGAACCTGATCTCAGTCATCTTTTGCGAGGCGGTGGCCATCTATGGCCTGATCACGGCCATCCTGCTGTCCGGCAACGTCAACAAGTTCAGCAGCGTGCGTCTGATCACCGACAGCACGGTCATGGCGACCAATATGTTTACGGGATTCGCTACTTTTGGGGCAGGTCTCTGCGTTGGAATGGTGAACGTGGCCTGCGGCATTGCTGTGGGCATCGTGGGATCCGGCGCTGCCCTGGCGGATGCGGCCAACTCGGCGCTCTTCGTCAAGATCCTCATTGTGGAGATTTTTGGCTCGGCTATCGGACTGTTTGGCCTGATTGTGGCCATCTACATGACCTCCAAGGCGGAAACCATTAATTAG
- the CG3817 gene encoding uncharacterized protein produces MALLTEKRVKKTHAPASDSSPEESDSEGSQNSASEAEGNAGWADSIQKVLKTTKPKTQKKTVLARAKKSQAAVRFQKDAANKKPGFDFEIEKADVKEEDEGDNHEDEKPQASALDATLTKQQRKNVPLQLRVKPSFRDMERERTLRKVATRGVVQFFNAVRIQQKDLQQQLEEAGPLDSRQDAVLNNINKRKFLDVLMSGKRAKSTPVDNAVKKEEQETDDDDEDKGSSGKKKSEWSVLREDFMTNKKIKHWDEEDDDEEGHNDEADDSDYDDGEE; encoded by the coding sequence ATGGCTCTTTTGACTGAGAAGCGTGTTAAAAAGACACATGCTCCTGCGAGCGACAGTTCTCCGGAGGAATCCGATTCCGAGGGCAGCCAGAATTCAGCCAGCGAAGCGGAGGGCAACGCCGGCTGGGCGGATTCCATTCAGAAGGTCCTGAAGACCACCAAGCCgaagacccaaaaaaaaaccgtgCTAGCTCGAGCCAAAAAAAGCCAGGCGGCTGTGCGATTCCAGAAAGACGCCGCCAACAAAAAGCCAGGATTCGATTTCGAGATCGAGAAAGCAGATGTCAAGGAGGAGGACGAAGGCGATAACCATGAAGACGAGAAGCCGCAGGCCTCTGCCTTGGATGCCACGCTAACCAAACAGCAGCGTAAGAATGTGCCCCTCCAGCTGCGTGTGAAGCCCAGTTTCCGGGACATGGAGCGTGAACGAACGCTCCGCAAAGTTGCCACTCGTGGAGTGGTGCAGTTCTTTAATGCCGTGCGCATTCAGCAGAaggatctgcagcagcagctggaggaaGCGGGTCCGCTGGACAGCCGACAGGATGCGGTGCTAAACAACATCAACAAGCGAAAGTTTTTGGACGTCCTGATGAGCGGGAAGCGCGCCAAATCCACACCCGTAGATAACGCTGTAAAGAAAGAGGAACAAGAAACggatgacgacgacgaagaCAAGGGCTCCAGCGGCAAAAAGAAGTCCGAATGGAGTGTGCTGCGCGAGGACTTCATGACCAACAAGAAGATCAAGCACTGGGACGAGgaagacgacgacgaggagggtCACAATGATGAAGCTGATGACAGCGATTACGATGATGGGGAAGAATAG
- the Dph2 gene encoding diphthamide biosynthesis 2 has protein sequence MTSSETSASAFSSSDTAALERQAEVEQPVTLEQIWNENHRRSSVDWIRKSGYKRVCLQFPDDYLPHSNAISVGLKELLAPEDVKVFILADTTYGSCCVDEIAAAHVDADSVIHFGNACRSRAARLPVLYLYPELPLDVNVLLSKLQGLRAESIDRQVCVYLDIGYQHVYGEKLKKQLSEILEPKELLLELFPPIEAESTTTRETTNLERICIFIGADNQRFANLSLTAPAAVQWHIYDGSSDSLSSKNPLTAQFIRRRYFHIEKCKDAQTLGLIVATLSAEGYLDVVTRLQTMAKGRGIKTQLISVGRINPAKLANFLEIDCFVLIGCPFNNMYDSKEYYKPIVSVFEAEMALNPAWHMRYPEAYVTDFKQLLPEGRSFLPFDAADIPENDVSLVSGRLRGAVNDSLETGGDPASLALATQAKMALMTTDTGLSFEDRTWQGLDPALGQTEPAKLQQGLSGIPINYSHQ, from the exons ATGACCTCGTCCGAAACATCAGCATCGGCTTTCTCGAGCTCGGACACAGCCGCCCTGGAGCGTCAGGCGGAAGTGGAGCAGCCGGTGACCTTGGAACAGATCTGGAACGAAAACCACCGGCGATCGAGCGTAGATTGGATTCGCAAAAGTGGTTACAAAAGG GTTTGCCTGCAATTCCCAGACGACTATCTGCCCCACAGCAATGCAATTAGTGTGGGCCTGAAGGAGCTACTTGCGCCGGAGGACGTGAAAGTCTTCATCCTGGCGGACACCACATACGGAAGCTGCTGCGTGGACGAGATTGCGGCTGCCCATGTGGATGCAGACAGTGTGATTCACTTCGGAAACGCATGTCGCAGTAGGGCCGCCCGCCTGCCGGTACTTTACCTTTATCCAGAGTTGCCGCTGGATGTGAATGTTCTCCTGAGCAAGCTGCAAGGTCTGCGCGCGGAGAGCATAGATCGACAGGTATGCGTGTACCTGGACATTGGGTACCAGCATGTGTACGGGGAAAAGCTAAAGAAGCAGCTGTCCGAGATCCTGGAGCCCAAAGAACTGCTGCTGGAACTGTTTCCGCCCATCGAGGCAGAATCAACGACAACTAGGGAGACCACGAACCTTGAGAGGATTTGTATTTTCATAGGCGCCGATAACCAGCGATTCGCTAATCTCTCTCTGACCGCTCCAGCTGCCGTGCAATGGCACATCTACGATGGATCATCTGACAGTCTCAGCTCAAAAAATCCCCTCACGGCTCAGTTCATCCGCCGTCGCTACTTCCACATCGAAAAGTGTAAGGATGCACAAACACTGGGACTCATTGTGGCCACTCTTTCGGCTGAAGGTTACTTAGATGTGGTGACGCGACTGCAAACAATGGCGAAGGGCAGAGGCATTAAGACGCAGCTTATTTCCGTGGGCAGGATTAACCCAGCCAAACTCGCTAACTTCCTGGAAATCGATTGTTTTGTCCTGATCGGTTGCCCGTTCAATAATATGTACGACTCCAAAGAGTACTATAAGCCCATTGTCTCTGTCTTCGAGGCAGAGATGGCCTTGAATCCCGCCTGGCACATGAGATACCCCGAAGCTTATGTTACGGATTTCAAACAACTTCTGCCGGAAGGACGCAGCTTCTTGCCTTTTGATGCGGCAGATATACCAGAGAACGACGTCAGCTTGGTGAGTGGAAGGCTACGAGGAGCGGTCAACGATTCCCTGGAAACAGGTGGAGATCCCGCCTCGCTTGCTCTGGCTACACAAGCCAAAATGGCTCTCATGACGACGGATACCGGGCTCTCCTTCGAGGATCGCACCTGGCAGGGATTGGATCCTGCCCTTGGACAGACGGAGCCCGCCAAGTTGCAGCAGGGACTCAGTGGTATACCCATTAACTATTCACACCAATAA